One region of Intestinimonas massiliensis (ex Afouda et al. 2020) genomic DNA includes:
- a CDS encoding MarR family winged helix-turn-helix transcriptional regulator, translating to MEVIPIDRQNSISFTIRGLSNLLRRKMMEVAPPPEDRHGTTETEGQIMGFLCDHPDRALYQRDVEEAFCIRRSTACRFLQNLERDGMLARQSVPQDARLKKLVPTAKALALHAEIESKTRMIEDLMTRDLTQEEIAQFLAIAWKIQRNLRQ from the coding sequence GTGGAGGTGATTCCCATTGACCGACAAAATTCCATCAGCTTTACCATCCGTGGACTATCCAATCTGCTGCGGCGTAAGATGATGGAGGTGGCCCCACCCCCGGAGGACCGGCACGGGACCACGGAGACGGAGGGGCAGATCATGGGCTTTCTCTGCGACCATCCGGATCGGGCGCTGTACCAGCGGGATGTGGAGGAGGCCTTCTGCATCCGCCGCTCCACGGCCTGCCGGTTTCTCCAGAACCTGGAGCGGGACGGGATGCTAGCGCGGCAGAGCGTGCCCCAGGACGCCCGGCTGAAGAAGCTGGTCCCCACCGCCAAGGCGCTGGCGCTCCATGCGGAGATTGAGTCTAAGACCCGGATGATTGAGGACCTGATGACCCGTGACCTGACCCAGGAGGAGATCGCCCAGTTTCTCGCCATCGCCTGGAAAATACAACGGAACCTCCGCCAGTGA
- a CDS encoding TraB/GumN family protein, which yields MKKRLLALTLVLGLLASPAALAAEGEETRIQEISPWAYDTVADSYAMGLLDDFYSTYLLDPVTDEQLEHMTGIVADKLALLGLPARAAGESGTPVVIDTTRGGVLNALYQEAAAYAFSGVEEGPVPFLSGLGVVKGTGADLALERTCTYQEAMVMADRLILALYDANGAGSKGLLWKAVNGDNTLYLLGTIHMDRSNVYPLHKSVRDALDASQVVSFELDLNDQEGMALLAQLQVYSDGTTLADHISPELYARVQAAAESLGMEPNGFDAYKPWALASTFGVLSLQDDTTGTNAMAIDMYINAYAVNAGKTIDSVETYAFQGGIFDSLSAEYQEAYLDASLAGYEGMLNGETASEEAQALAQAQQEQIAAMFDAWKDRDPNALAEVYGKEAILNSDDELNSKLFTERDPGMIAAAAEYLETEGENTFFLAVGAGHMVDPGGIVSGLRELGYTVELVPAD from the coding sequence ATGAAAAAACGACTTTTGGCCCTGACGCTGGTGCTGGGCCTGCTGGCCTCTCCGGCCGCTCTGGCGGCGGAGGGAGAAGAGACCCGCATACAGGAGATCTCCCCCTGGGCCTACGATACCGTAGCGGACAGCTACGCCATGGGCCTGCTGGATGATTTCTATTCCACCTACCTGCTCGACCCGGTGACGGACGAACAGTTGGAGCATATGACCGGCATTGTGGCGGACAAGCTGGCGCTGCTGGGTCTGCCCGCCCGGGCGGCCGGGGAGAGCGGGACGCCTGTGGTGATCGACACCACTCGGGGTGGGGTGCTCAACGCCCTGTACCAAGAGGCGGCGGCCTATGCGTTTTCCGGTGTGGAGGAGGGCCCCGTCCCCTTTCTATCCGGCCTGGGTGTAGTGAAGGGCACCGGAGCCGATCTGGCCCTGGAGCGCACCTGTACCTATCAGGAGGCCATGGTCATGGCCGACCGGCTGATCCTCGCCCTCTATGACGCCAACGGCGCCGGCTCCAAGGGCCTGCTGTGGAAGGCCGTCAACGGAGACAACACCCTCTATCTGCTGGGCACCATCCATATGGACCGCAGCAACGTCTATCCCCTGCACAAGTCGGTGCGGGACGCCCTGGACGCCTCCCAGGTGGTGAGCTTCGAGCTGGATCTCAACGACCAGGAGGGCATGGCCCTGCTGGCCCAGCTCCAGGTATACTCCGACGGCACCACCCTGGCCGACCACATCAGCCCGGAGCTGTACGCGCGGGTGCAGGCGGCGGCGGAGAGCCTGGGCATGGAGCCCAACGGCTTTGACGCATATAAGCCCTGGGCCCTGGCCTCCACCTTCGGCGTCCTGAGCCTCCAGGACGACACCACCGGCACCAACGCCATGGCCATTGATATGTATATCAACGCCTACGCGGTGAACGCGGGCAAGACCATCGACTCGGTGGAGACCTACGCCTTCCAGGGCGGCATCTTCGACAGCCTGTCCGCCGAGTACCAGGAGGCCTATCTGGACGCCAGCCTGGCCGGGTACGAGGGGATGCTCAACGGCGAGACGGCCAGCGAGGAGGCCCAGGCGCTGGCCCAGGCCCAGCAGGAGCAGATTGCCGCCATGTTTGACGCCTGGAAGGACCGGGACCCCAACGCCCTGGCGGAGGTCTACGGCAAGGAGGCCATCCTCAACAGCGACGACGAGCTCAATTCCAAGCTGTTTACCGAGCGGGACCCCGGCATGATCGCCGCGGCGGCGGAGTACCTGGAGACCGAGGGGGAGAATACCTTCTTCCTGGCCGTGGGCGCGGGCCACATGGTGGACCCGGGCGGTATCGTCTCCGGCCTGCGCGAGCTGGGCTACACCGTGGAACTGGTACCCGCGGACTGA
- the fusA gene encoding elongation factor G, producing the protein MSYSAQNIRNVCLLGHGGNGKTSLAESMLYSTGGTDRLGKVPDGNTVCDFDPEEIRRQISLSTAVAPIEYKGCKINILDTPGYFDFSGEVMEALRVADSAVIVCSAKGGMSVGAEKAWKYCEARKLPRILYISKTDEENSDYNSAFETLRDRFGKNVAPVVAPIWDENKKVIGIIDVLNKRAYDIEGGKRHEIPIPDNKKDVVEELYTALVESVAETSEELMERYFNGEEFTYAEMIQGLHTGVKELSIFPVVCGSALSGLGTQMLLDNIVNLLPNPLEGPAEMGEDDHGEMVEFAVSPGAVPAAFVWKTVSDQYGKYSYVKVVSGTIEADMPMVNARTGNPEKLGRLYLVKGKKTEEVKKLSCGDIGAIGKMDKVRTGDTLCDARNVVKLEGIRFPEPCYSVAILPKTKGQEDKIASGLTRLNEEDQTFNWVNNAETHQMVVSGTGDMQMDVILSRLKSRFGVDAELTEPRVPYREKIRKKVEVQGRHKKQTGGHGQFGDVWMRFEPGEQEELEFCEEVVGGSVPKNYFPAVEKGLREAVTKGVLAGYPVVNLKATLFDGSYHPVDSSEMAFKTAVQIAYKTGMPQASPVLLEPIGELKVTIPDNYMGDIIGDLNKRRGRVMGMNPDHEGNQIVEAEVPMAEMTRYAIDLRSMTQGRGSFVFHFVRYEEAPPAAQEKAIAEAKAMAGEE; encoded by the coding sequence ATGAGCTATTCCGCGCAAAACATCCGTAACGTCTGTCTGTTGGGCCACGGCGGAAACGGAAAGACTTCCCTGGCCGAGAGTATGCTGTATTCCACCGGCGGGACTGACCGCTTGGGCAAGGTGCCCGACGGAAATACCGTCTGTGATTTCGATCCCGAGGAGATTCGCCGTCAGATTTCGCTGTCCACTGCGGTGGCCCCCATTGAGTACAAGGGCTGCAAGATCAATATCCTGGACACACCGGGCTATTTTGACTTCTCCGGCGAGGTCATGGAGGCCCTGCGGGTGGCCGACTCCGCCGTCATCGTCTGCTCCGCCAAGGGCGGCATGAGCGTGGGCGCCGAAAAGGCGTGGAAATACTGCGAGGCCCGCAAGCTGCCCCGCATCCTCTATATCTCCAAGACCGACGAGGAGAACTCCGACTACAACTCCGCCTTCGAGACCCTGCGGGACCGCTTCGGCAAGAACGTGGCTCCCGTGGTCGCCCCCATCTGGGACGAGAACAAGAAGGTGATCGGCATCATCGACGTGCTCAACAAGCGGGCCTACGACATCGAGGGCGGCAAGCGCCATGAGATCCCCATCCCCGACAACAAGAAGGACGTGGTGGAGGAGCTCTATACCGCCCTGGTGGAGTCGGTGGCCGAGACCAGCGAGGAGCTCATGGAGCGCTACTTCAACGGCGAGGAGTTCACCTACGCCGAGATGATCCAGGGTCTGCACACCGGCGTCAAGGAGCTGTCCATCTTCCCCGTGGTCTGCGGCTCCGCGCTCTCCGGCCTGGGCACCCAAATGCTGCTGGACAACATCGTCAACCTGCTCCCCAATCCCCTGGAGGGCCCCGCCGAGATGGGCGAGGACGACCACGGTGAGATGGTGGAGTTCGCCGTCTCCCCCGGCGCCGTGCCCGCCGCCTTCGTATGGAAGACCGTCTCCGACCAATACGGAAAGTACTCCTACGTCAAGGTGGTCTCCGGCACCATCGAAGCCGACATGCCCATGGTCAACGCCCGCACCGGCAATCCGGAAAAGCTGGGGCGTCTCTATCTCGTCAAGGGCAAAAAGACCGAGGAGGTCAAGAAGCTCTCCTGCGGCGACATCGGCGCCATCGGCAAGATGGACAAGGTCAGGACCGGCGACACCCTCTGCGACGCCCGTAACGTGGTCAAGCTGGAGGGGATCCGCTTCCCCGAGCCCTGCTATTCCGTGGCCATCCTGCCCAAGACCAAGGGCCAGGAGGATAAGATCGCCAGCGGCCTGACCCGCCTCAACGAAGAGGACCAGACCTTCAACTGGGTCAACAACGCCGAGACCCACCAGATGGTGGTTTCCGGCACCGGCGACATGCAGATGGACGTTATCCTCTCCCGGCTCAAGAGCCGCTTCGGCGTGGACGCCGAGCTCACCGAGCCCCGGGTGCCCTACCGCGAGAAGATCCGCAAAAAGGTGGAGGTCCAGGGCCGCCACAAGAAGCAGACCGGCGGCCACGGCCAGTTCGGCGACGTGTGGATGCGCTTCGAGCCCGGCGAGCAGGAGGAGCTGGAGTTCTGCGAGGAGGTCGTGGGCGGCTCCGTGCCCAAGAACTATTTCCCCGCCGTGGAGAAGGGCCTGCGCGAGGCCGTTACCAAGGGTGTGCTGGCGGGCTACCCGGTGGTCAACCTGAAGGCCACCCTGTTCGACGGCTCCTATCACCCGGTGGACTCCTCCGAAATGGCCTTCAAGACCGCCGTGCAGATCGCCTACAAGACCGGTATGCCTCAGGCATCCCCCGTCCTGCTGGAGCCCATCGGCGAGTTGAAGGTCACCATTCCCGACAACTATATGGGCGACATCATCGGTGACCTGAACAAGCGCCGGGGTCGGGTTATGGGTATGAATCCCGACCATGAGGGCAACCAGATCGTGGAGGCCGAGGTGCCTATGGCCGAGATGACCCGCTATGCCATCGACCTGCGCTCCATGACCCAGGGCCGGGGCTCCTTTGTGTTCCATTTCGTGCGCTACGAGGAGGCGCCCCCCGCGGCTCAGGAGAAGGCCATTGCCGAGGCCAAGGCCATGGCGGGCGAGGAGTAA